The following is a genomic window from Desulfofundulus salinus.
GGGATGCCGGATCCCCGGGCCGTATTCAGGCTGGTTAAAATCTTAAGGCAGTGGCGGCCTGACATATTACATTGCCATATGGTTCATGCAAATCTTTTAGGGAGAGTTGTCAGGGTATTTTACAGAATACTGGTGGTTATTTCTACTGCTCATAACATGAACGAAGGCGGGCGGTGGCGTGAAATTGCTTATCGCATGACAGACTTTTTGGCCGATAAAACAACCAATGTTAGCCGCGCAGCAGTTGACCGCTACATACGGGTGGGGGCTGTACCGAAAGACAAAATTATCTTTATGCCTAACGGTATTGATACATTCCGATTTCAACTTAATCAGAATGCCCGTTTACAGCTTAGAAGGGAGCTTGGGTTAAATGAAAATTTTGTTTGGCTTGCGGTAGGGCGATTTGAAGAAGCCAAAGATTACCCTAATTTGCTGCAAGCTTTTAAAAGCGTGACGGATGAACGAAATGATGCA
Proteins encoded in this region:
- a CDS encoding glycosyltransferase, with product MFPSVIFLTTGLAYGGAETQLVNLATRLKKRGWDVCVVSMLPPQAFMEELAAAGIPLSTLNMRRGMPDPRAVFRLVKILRQWRPDILHCHMVHANLLGRVVRVFYRILVVISTAHNMNEGGRWREIAYRMTDFLADKTTNVSRAAVDRYIRVGAVPKDKIIFMPNGIDTFRFQLNQNARLQLRRELGLNENFVWLAVGRFEEAKDYPNLLQAFKSVTDERNDAALLIAGQGTLFEDIK